From the genome of Papaver somniferum cultivar HN1 chromosome 2, ASM357369v1, whole genome shotgun sequence, one region includes:
- the LOC113349375 gene encoding uncharacterized protein LOC113349375 encodes MKLKISSIVLVFSVLLISSCIPVSYSAKKPVLTARKEDIPFIKCQVCEKLAAQLHQQVDKKQTQISPKKVTEFDIIELAENVCNLKKEEGDWILKIDIVENGKKLELVEQDTEGECNSECKTIERACQEILGLSDTDVAEYMFKAKPKIDVLVNYLCKDLTKACSVKPPAVPKNRAPGEPFIPKSDKQAEMERLMRSMQGMPGAPGMKMYSKDDLLKKNFGAEEGDEDDDDEDQQDFPSNLGKVLREKESAKEDWMKKITKKISNTGAALKIRANKATRRLQQWWRKRKAASSKKGTKSEL; translated from the exons ATGAAGCTCAAAATATCGTCAATTGTATTGGTATTTTCAGTTTTACTAATCTCATCATGTATACCAGTTTCATATTCAGCTAAGAAACCAGTTTTAACAGCAAGAAAAGAAGACATTCCATTTATAAAATGTCAAGTTTGTGAAAAACTTGCAGCACAATTACATCAACAAGTTGATAAGAAACAAACCCAGATCTCTCCTAAGAAG GTAACAGAGTTTGATATTATTGAATTAGCAGAGaatgtttgtaatttgaaaaaggAAGAAGGTGATTGGatcttgaaaattgatattgttgAAAATGGGAAGAAATTAGAG CTAGTTGAACAAGATACTGAAGGAGAGTGCAATTCGGAGTGTAAGACAATCGAGCGGGCTTGTCAAGAG atTTTGGGCTTATCTGATACTGATGTTGCCGAGTATATGTTCAAAGCCAAGCCTAAGATTGATGTACTGGTAAATTATCTGTGTAAAGATCTTACTAAAGCATGTTCAGTCAAGCCACCTGCCGTTCCCAAG AATCGTGCTCCAGGAGAACCTTTTATACCAAAGTCGGATAAGCAGGCTGAAATGGAGAGGTTAATGAGATCAATGCAG GGTATGCCAGGAGCACCAGGAATGAAGATGTACTCAAAGGATGACCTGTTAAAGAAGAATTTCGGTGCCGAAGaaggtgatgaagatgatgatgatgaagatcaaCAAGATTTCCCTTCTAATTTG GGTAAAGTGTTGAGAGAAAAAGAAAGTGCAAAAGAAGATTGGATGAAGAAGATCACAAAGAAAATTTCAAACACTGGTGCAGCATTAAAGATACGCGCCAATAAGGCAACACGTAGACTACAACAATGGTGGAGAAAAAGGAAAGCAGCAAGTTCAAAAAAAGGAACTAAGTCAGAACTTTAA